One segment of Zhihengliuella halotolerans DNA contains the following:
- a CDS encoding proteasome assembly chaperone family protein, with amino-acid sequence MLDPLSLIRLNDEVVDDASLQGRDLIIALDGHADAGHVLRQVRGTLLDELDARLVATFDADQLINYRERRPQITFLGDHFTAYQRPRIELYALTDGLGTPFLLLTGPEPDLQWDRFAAAVVRLSMALNVRLAASFNGVPMPVPHTRRLGVTVYGNRPDLAEGVTTWNPTAEVPASAAHLIELELAQRGRDVVGFTLHVPHYLGDAEYPQVAVAALEHLGAAMGLGLPTDRLREAGRSVGEQIESQVAGSPEIQRMVSKFEQRFDEHVPQQERRSLLLGADEQLPDGDDLGHAIEAYLSGRRAEDD; translated from the coding sequence GTGCTGGATCCATTGTCGCTGATCCGTCTGAACGACGAGGTGGTCGACGACGCGTCCCTGCAGGGGCGGGACCTCATCATCGCGCTCGATGGCCACGCCGATGCCGGCCACGTGCTGCGGCAGGTGCGCGGCACGCTCCTCGACGAGCTCGATGCCCGGCTCGTCGCCACCTTCGATGCGGACCAGCTCATCAACTATCGCGAGCGCCGCCCGCAGATCACGTTCCTCGGGGACCACTTCACCGCGTACCAGCGACCGCGGATCGAGCTCTACGCGCTCACCGACGGGCTGGGCACTCCCTTCCTGCTGTTGACCGGCCCGGAACCCGACCTCCAGTGGGATCGGTTCGCGGCCGCCGTCGTGCGGTTGTCGATGGCGCTGAACGTGCGACTGGCCGCGTCCTTCAACGGTGTGCCGATGCCCGTACCCCACACCCGGAGGCTCGGGGTCACTGTCTACGGGAACCGGCCGGACCTGGCGGAAGGGGTGACGACGTGGAACCCGACCGCCGAGGTGCCCGCGTCGGCCGCGCACCTCATCGAGCTAGAGCTGGCACAGCGCGGCCGCGATGTCGTCGGCTTCACGCTGCACGTGCCGCACTATCTCGGCGATGCCGAGTACCCGCAGGTAGCGGTCGCGGCGCTCGAGCATTTGGGGGCCGCCATGGGTCTCGGCCTGCCGACGGACCGCCTGCGGGAAGCCGGACGAAGCGTCGGGGAACAGATCGAGTCCCAGGTGGCCGGGTCGCCCGAGATCCAGCGGATGGTTTCGAAGTTCGAGCAGCGCTTCGACGAGCACGTCCCGCAGCAGGAGCGCCGCTCGCTGCTGCTCGGAGCCGACGAGCAACTGCCCGACGGCGACGATCTGGGTCACGCGATCGAGGCCTACCTGTCGGGGCGGCGCGCCGAAGACGACTGA
- a CDS encoding leucyl aminopeptidase → MITSSDLKLTAVSTDIKRVSADALVVGLAAAADSAKEAPRLVASPLPKAETAELERALRLAGATGKADEIVRLPAGDGTKADVVISVGLGKVTDASVDIETLRRAAGSVARQVTGLEKILFALPAADLASAAAVAEGIALGAYRFESLRSSKSEESVLSEGIVATDAAVEAELPAAFKRAAVVGRAVRAVRDLVNTSSNLLYPETFAQVAYDGGKAHRLKVTVLDEKRLEKDGYGGIMGVGRGSDRPPRLVKVEYAPSKPKKHLAIVGKGITFDTGGISIKPAANMHHMKSDMAGAATALQTVLAVAELGLPVKVTAWLCLAENMPSGSATRPGDVVTMFNGKTVEILNTDAEGRLVMGDGLAAASLEKPDVVLDIATLTGAQMVALGRRTTGLMGDDEVRDALKAAADAAGETAWPMPLPEELRPSIASEVADLANIGERFGGMMTAAVFLQEFVGEVDGHRIPWAHIDIAGPSFNDSGAFGYTPKNGTGTMVRTLVAYTESLAV, encoded by the coding sequence GTGATCACTAGCAGCGACCTGAAACTAACGGCCGTTTCAACCGACATCAAACGTGTCTCCGCCGATGCCCTGGTAGTGGGCCTGGCGGCCGCCGCGGACTCCGCCAAGGAGGCCCCGCGCCTCGTCGCCTCGCCGCTGCCGAAGGCAGAGACCGCCGAGCTCGAGCGCGCGCTCCGACTCGCCGGCGCGACCGGCAAGGCCGACGAGATCGTGCGCCTGCCAGCGGGCGATGGGACGAAGGCCGACGTCGTCATCTCCGTGGGCCTCGGCAAAGTCACCGATGCTTCCGTCGATATCGAGACCCTGCGCCGCGCGGCCGGCTCGGTCGCCCGGCAGGTGACGGGCCTCGAGAAGATCCTGTTCGCCCTTCCGGCGGCGGACCTCGCCTCCGCGGCGGCCGTGGCGGAGGGTATTGCCCTCGGCGCCTATCGCTTCGAGAGCCTGCGCTCGTCGAAATCGGAGGAATCCGTGCTTTCCGAGGGCATCGTCGCCACGGACGCGGCAGTCGAGGCCGAGCTGCCGGCCGCGTTCAAGCGCGCTGCCGTGGTCGGCCGCGCGGTGCGCGCCGTGCGCGACCTCGTCAACACGTCCTCGAACCTCCTCTACCCGGAGACGTTCGCCCAGGTGGCGTACGACGGCGGCAAGGCCCACCGCCTGAAGGTCACCGTGCTCGATGAGAAGCGCCTCGAGAAGGACGGCTACGGCGGCATCATGGGCGTCGGACGCGGCTCCGACCGGCCGCCGCGCCTGGTCAAGGTCGAGTACGCCCCGTCGAAGCCGAAAAAGCACCTGGCCATCGTCGGCAAGGGGATCACCTTCGACACCGGCGGCATCTCGATCAAGCCGGCGGCCAACATGCACCACATGAAATCCGACATGGCCGGCGCCGCGACCGCTCTGCAAACGGTGCTCGCCGTTGCCGAGCTCGGGTTGCCCGTGAAGGTGACCGCGTGGCTGTGCCTCGCGGAGAACATGCCCTCCGGATCGGCGACCCGCCCCGGCGACGTCGTGACGATGTTCAACGGCAAGACCGTCGAGATCCTCAACACCGACGCCGAGGGCCGTCTGGTCATGGGCGACGGCCTCGCCGCCGCCAGCCTGGAGAAGCCCGACGTCGTCCTCGACATCGCGACCCTAACCGGCGCCCAGATGGTGGCTTTGGGCCGCCGCACCACCGGCCTGATGGGCGACGACGAGGTCCGCGACGCGCTCAAGGCGGCGGCGGACGCCGCCGGCGAAACCGCCTGGCCGATGCCGCTGCCGGAAGAACTGCGGCCGTCGATCGCTTCCGAGGTCGCTGACCTAGCCAACATCGGCGAGCGCTTCGGCGGCATGATGACCGCGGCCGTCTTCCTGCAGGAGTTCGTCGGCGAAGTCGACGGCCACCGGATCCCGTGGGCCCACATCGATATCGCCGGGCCGTCGTTCAACGACTCCGGGGCCTTCGGCTACACGCCGAAGAACGGCACCGGGACGATGGTGCGCACCCTGGTCGCCTACACCGAGTCCCTGGCGGTCTGA